The Coffea arabica cultivar ET-39 chromosome 1e, Coffea Arabica ET-39 HiFi, whole genome shotgun sequence genome has a window encoding:
- the LOC140015491 gene encoding uncharacterized protein isoform X1, with amino-acid sequence MEESAIGSWEMQEFTDIDTASDSLNSSVIFHVVTDILAFVLYMHHQIPSVLQDISLEFDELQKEYKDLEILLASQAEMKASLRRKHVSRKREVKQGIRRLEKLINSVSNFKTALQLLIPQIPQVQRLILVLGPSPLRPIHLYELCFSSGTTVSADFVRTKVADGICRKAIRTLISGGAGSNSDSYSGPSKLFLLVKAPSSLNLPLHFLPKREFRYNKKIAPFKLRFKCRSEQPALNAQVDDPQPASSVLMNSTSTDNVCKLCRFQCRHIIKGLASKSLSTEGG; translated from the exons ATGGAAGAATCAGCCATCGGAAGTTGGGAGATGCAGGAGTTTACCGACATCGACACAGCATCAGACTCCCTCAACAGCTCCGTCATTTTCCACGTCGTCACCGACATTCTCGCCTTCGTCCTCTATATGCACCATCAAATCCCTTC TGTTTTGCAGGATATTAGCCTCGAATTTGACGAATTGCAGAAGGAGTACAAGGATTTG GAAATACTACTAGCTTCGCAAGCTGAGATGAAGGCATCCTTACGGAGGAAGCACGTTTCCAGAAAGAGAGAGGTGAAGCAGGGTATCAGAAGACTGGAAAAATTAATCAACTCTGTCTCTAATTTCAAGACTGCTCTTCAGCTCTTGATCCCTCAGATTCCACAAGTTCAGCGGCTAATTCTGGTTCTTGGACCTAGTCCCTTAAGGCCCATACATCTCTATGAACTCTGTTTTTCGAGCGGAACAACTGTTTCCGCTGATTTTGTCAGAACAAAAGTGGCTGACGGAATCTGCAGAAAG GCCATTCGCACTTTGATCTCGGGAGGCGCTGGATCAAATAGCGACTCATATTCCG GCCCTTCAAAGCTTTTCTTGTTGGTAAAAGCTCCCTCCTCCTTGAATTTGCCTTTACATTTTCTTCCCAAGCGTGAGTTCAGATACAATAAGAAG ATAGCGCCATTTAAGTTGCGGTTCAAGTGCAGAAGTGAACAGCCGGCGTTGAATGCTCAAGTTGATGACCCTCAACCTGCTAGCTCCGTGTTGATGAATTCAACATCAACTGATAACGTTTG CAAACTTTGCAGGTTTCAGTGTCGGCACATAATCAAGGGCCTAGCTTCCAAATCATTGTCAACTGAAGGGGGGTGA
- the LOC140015491 gene encoding uncharacterized protein isoform X2, translated as MEESAIGSWEMQEFTDIDTASDSLNSSVIFHVVTDILAFVLYMHHQIPSVLQDISLEFDELQKEYKDLEILLASQAEMKASLRRKHVSRKREVKQGIRRLEKLINSVSNFKTALQLLIPQIPQVQRLILVLGPSPLRPIHLYELCFSSGTTVSADFVRTKVADGICRKAIRTLISGGAGSNSDSYSGPSKLFLLVKAPSSLNLPLHFLPKREFRYNKKIAPFKLRFKCRSEQPALNAQVDDPQPASSVLMNSTSTDNVWFQCRHIIKGLASKSLSTEGG; from the exons ATGGAAGAATCAGCCATCGGAAGTTGGGAGATGCAGGAGTTTACCGACATCGACACAGCATCAGACTCCCTCAACAGCTCCGTCATTTTCCACGTCGTCACCGACATTCTCGCCTTCGTCCTCTATATGCACCATCAAATCCCTTC TGTTTTGCAGGATATTAGCCTCGAATTTGACGAATTGCAGAAGGAGTACAAGGATTTG GAAATACTACTAGCTTCGCAAGCTGAGATGAAGGCATCCTTACGGAGGAAGCACGTTTCCAGAAAGAGAGAGGTGAAGCAGGGTATCAGAAGACTGGAAAAATTAATCAACTCTGTCTCTAATTTCAAGACTGCTCTTCAGCTCTTGATCCCTCAGATTCCACAAGTTCAGCGGCTAATTCTGGTTCTTGGACCTAGTCCCTTAAGGCCCATACATCTCTATGAACTCTGTTTTTCGAGCGGAACAACTGTTTCCGCTGATTTTGTCAGAACAAAAGTGGCTGACGGAATCTGCAGAAAG GCCATTCGCACTTTGATCTCGGGAGGCGCTGGATCAAATAGCGACTCATATTCCG GCCCTTCAAAGCTTTTCTTGTTGGTAAAAGCTCCCTCCTCCTTGAATTTGCCTTTACATTTTCTTCCCAAGCGTGAGTTCAGATACAATAAGAAG ATAGCGCCATTTAAGTTGCGGTTCAAGTGCAGAAGTGAACAGCCGGCGTTGAATGCTCAAGTTGATGACCCTCAACCTGCTAGCTCCGTGTTGATGAATTCAACATCAACTGATAACGTTTG GTTTCAGTGTCGGCACATAATCAAGGGCCTAGCTTCCAAATCATTGTCAACTGAAGGGGGGTGA
- the LOC113716677 gene encoding preprotein translocase subunit SCY2, chloroplastic-like, producing METTIVISQLQLFTTNYFKISGNDIMHREKFCHRPIPGLFPLKINCSRFGGKPLLLLDRQNIRPSYDIVSKLRGRCYDIKAASTESLGYEQFLPEPNAGEVVLPLHDSGGNDSLRPRPKAYKNRFLNFVRLSSVLNTAAESFFKSEIRRRLFVTAILIVISRVGYFIPLPGFDRRLMPQDYLSFVSGSVDELGDSTPELKLSLFQLGISPQIAASILMQVLCHVVPSLVKLRKEGLDGHVKIKSYIWWISLGFAIVEALVLSCYSLPYSIYAASYRVKHVMLTSSLLVCGAMTMTWICDKITDAGFGQGSSLIICVGILTGYTDTLSKMLTQLSGTAVSWWPYVLAVFGVFTVVTMWAVVVTEGCRKIKLQYFGFKLASAAREDSPIIEVEPYIPFNINPSGMQPVLTTSYLLAFPGILASLLGSRFWENVRNILNPETSLGAEPWVYYTIYAFFVFLFNIFDIANMPKEIADYLNKMGARIPHIKPGKATIEYLTKVQASTRFWGGLLLSILATTSTILDHYLRRINEGFAIGFTSVLIIVGSIIELRRSYQAYNVMPSLSNALRRYGV from the exons ATGGAAACCACCATAGTCATCTCTCAGCTTCAACTCTTCACCACCAATTACTTCAAGATTTCAG GAAACGATATTATGCATAGGGAGAAATTTTGTCATCGACCAATTCCTGGATTATTTCCACTCAAGATAAATTGTTCAAGATTCGGTGGAAAGCCCTTATTGTTGTTGGATAGGCAAAATATCAGACCTTCTTATGATATTGTTTCTAAGCTGAGAGGAAGATGTTATGATATTAAAGCTGCATCTACTGAGTCTTTAGGTTATGAACAATTCCTGCCTGAACCTAATGCTGGCGAAGTGGTTCTTCCCTTGCATGATTCTGGTGGCAATGATTCGTTGCGACCAAGGCCGAAAGCTTATAAGAATAgatttttgaactttgttcGCCTCAGTTCAGTCCTTAATACTGCTGCTGAATCTTTCTTTAAAAGTGAGATACGAAGGAGGTTATTTGTGACTGCCATCCTTATTGTGATAAGTCGTGTTGGCTACTTCATTCCTCTACCTGGTTTTGATCGGCGGTTGATGCCCCAGGACTATCTTAGCTTTGTCTCAGGCTCAGTTG ATGAACTAGGTGACAGCACACCGGAACTtaagctttctttgttccaattGGGTATCAGTCCTCAAATTGCAGCATCAATTCTCATGCAG GTTCTTTGCCATGTCGTTCCTTCTTTGGTGAAGTTGCGAAAAGAAGGCTTGGATGGTCACGTGAAGATTAAGAGTTATAT ATGGTGGATTTCGCTTGGGTTTGCCATAGTGGAGGCTCTGGTTCTTTCTTGTTATTCGCTCCCATATTCCATTTATGCTGCCAGTTACAG GGTAAAGCACGTGATGTTGACATCTTCCCTTTTGGTGTGTGGTGCAATGACTATGACATGGATTTGTGACAAAATAACAGATGCTGGATTTG GTCAAGGCTCGTCATTGATTATCTGTGTGGGAATTTTGACTGGCTACACAGATACATTGTCCAAAATGCTAACTCAACTATCAG GAACTGCTGTTAGCTGGTGGCCGTATGTACTAgctgtttttggtgtttttacTGTAGTAACTATGTGGGCAGTTGTTGTGACTGAGGGTTGCCGGAAAATCAAGCTGCAGTATTTTGGTTTTAAACTTGCTTCAGCTGCAAG AGAAGATTCTCCAATTATTGAGGTGGAGCCTTACATCCCATTCAACATAAATCCTTCAGGGATGCAGCCTGTTCTCACAACTTCTTACCTATTGGCTTTTCCCGGCATCCTAGCAAG CCTTCTTGGTTCACGCTTTTGGGAAAATGTGAGAAATATCCTGAATCCTGAAACTTCTCTTGGTGCTGAGCCATGGGTTTATTACACAATTTATGCGTTCTTTGTGTTCCTCTTCAATATATTTGACATT GCAAACATGCCCAAGGAAATAGCTGATTATTTGAACAAGATGGGGGCCAGAATTCCACATATAAAGCCTGGAAAGGCTACCATTGAATATCTGACAAAAGTTCAAGCTTCAACACGTTTTTGGG GTGGTTTATTGTTAAGTATTTTGGCCACCACATCTACAATACTTGATCATTATTTACGCCGCATCAATGAGGGATTTGCAATAGGTTTCACGTCAGTTTTGATAATA GTGGGTTCAATCATTGAACTCAGAAGATCTTATCAAGCTTATAATGTGATGCCAAGTCTGAGCAATGCATTAAGGCGTTATGGTGTTTAA
- the LOC140015499 gene encoding uncharacterized protein, whose translation MAENGNENVIRYEEGMSSLLPANAFDQQQSCLQQKLRYQKHHQSERHYSKSPAADNSHWKSGQLGNQRTRNGGSSNTKWAIGGPGMQALFLDSRQRSCGTGVFLPRRAGTHFPSSNRPACPPVLLPSRVVQVLNLNVHELGFQSRPQQQERTGKQSNAGGKKENINAAAGVGSGGGQCCSPEIFLPKEWTY comes from the exons ATGGCTGAGAATGGAAATGAGAACGTGATTCGGTATGAAGAAGGAATGTCGAGTCTTCTTCCCGCAAATGCTTTTGACCAGCAACAATCATGCTTGCAACAGAAG TTGAGATATCAAAAGCACCACCAATCCGAGCGGCACTACTCAAAATCACCAGCAGCGGATAATTCG CATTGGAAGTCCGGCCAGCTGGGAAACCAAAGAACCAGAAATGGGGGGTCGTCGAACACGAAATGGGCAATTGGTGGTCCTGGAATGCAAGCCCTGTTCTTGGATTCTCGGCAACGATCCTGCGGAACAGGAGTGTTTCTCCCTCGAAGAGCAGGAACCCACTTTCCATCATCCAATAGGCCAG CCTGCCCGCCTGTTCTCCTTCCGTCCCGCGTCGTTCAGGTCCTCAACCTTAATGTCCACGAACTTGGCTTCCAGTCCAGGCCCCAACAACAAG AGCGTACTGGCAAGCAATCCAATGCTGGTGGTAAGAAAGAGAACATTAATGCAGCAGCCGGAGTGGGAAGCGGAGGCGGCCAGTGTTGTTCGCCGGAGATTTTTCTCCCGAAGGAATGGACTTACTAG
- the LOC140015497 gene encoding pentatricopeptide repeat-containing protein At4g02820, mitochondrial-like, giving the protein MFPRLLRRSLAVVRYFSAEAIGATVKSPPSGGASSKITSTGGRDTLGRRLLSLVYTKRSAVIAIRKWKEEGHVVQKYELNRIVRELRKLKRYKHALEVCEWMRIQENIKLLSGDYAVHLDLIAKVRGMNSAEKFFEDLPDKMKDHTTCSSLLHTYAQHKESAKAEALIEEMSECGFLKSPLPYNHMLTLYISTGKLEKVSAMIQVLKKNTSPDVVTYNLWLSVCALQNDVETAEKVFLELQKETLDPDWVTYSTLTNIYIKNSLKKKAASTLGEMEKRISKKVRPAYSSLISLHTSLEHKDEVYWIWKKMKSMFHKLNDSEYMCMIASLVKLHELCKAEKLYMEWSSISPTGDSRIPNILLAAYINDGHMEMAEKFYKQMVEKGMTPSYTTWELLTWGYLKLKKVEKVLDCFNKAIGSVKKWEPDVKMVKEVSGMLEASGNIEGAEKLLVTLRHAGHLNTGIYNSLLRTYAKAGKMPVVVAERMKKDNVEPDEDTRQLIQLTSRMCVTEVPSSIL; this is encoded by the exons ATGTTCCCTCGTTTGTTGCGCAGATCCCTCGCCGTCGTGCGCTATTTCTCGGCAGAAGCCATTGGAGCGACGGTGAAGTCCCCACCATCAGGTGGTGCAAGCAGCAAAATCACGAGCACTGGTGGAAGAGACACCCTCGGGAGGAGGCTACTGAGTCTGGTATACACAAAGCGCAGCGCCGTCATCGCCATTAGAAAGTGGAAGGAGGAAGGCCACGTAGTCCAAAAGTACGAGCTCAACCGCATAGTCCGAGAGCTCCGTAAGCTTAAGCGCTATAAACATGCCCTCGAg GTATGTGAGTGGATGAGGATACAGGAAAATATCAAGTTACTATCTGGGGACTATGCCGTCCATttggacttgattgcaaaagtCCGAGGCATGAATAGTGCTGAGAAGTTCTTTGAAGATCTTCCTGACAAAATGAAAGATCACACAACATGTAGTTCCCTTCTTCACACCTATGCCCAACACAAGGAATCCGCTAAAGCGGAAGCTTTAATTGAAGAGATGTCAGAGTGTGGTTTCTTGAAGAGTCCTCTTCCTTACAACCACATGTTAACCTTGTATATCTCCACAGGGAAGTTGGAGAAGGTTTCAGCGATGATTCAGGTGTTAAAGAAGAACACTTCACCAGATGTTGTTACATATAACCTGTGGTTATCTGTCTGTGCACTGCAGAATGACGTAGAAACTGCAGAAAAAGTATTCCTGGAGCTGCAGAAGGAAACACTGGATCCAGATTGGGTGACTTATAGCACATTAACCAATATCTACATTAAAAATTCACTCAAGAAAAAAGCAGCTTCGACTTTGGgtgaaatggaaaaaagaatttccaagaaagttcgTCCCGCTTATTCCTCTCTCATTAGTTTACACACTAGCCTGGAACATAAAGATGAGGTttattggatttggaagaagatGAAGTCAATGTTCCACAAGTTAAATGACTCCGAGTATATGTGCATGATTGCATCCCTAGTGAAACTCCATGAATTATGCAAAGCAGAGAAGCTTTACATGGAATGGAGTTCTATTTCTCCAACTGGGGACTCTAGAATTCCGAATATACTTCTTGCTGCTTATATCAACGATGGTCATATGGAAATGGCTGAGAAGTTCTACAAACAGATGGTAGAAAAAGGTATGACTCCTAGCTATACCACTTGGGAGCTTCTGACATGGGGCTACTTGAAACTAAAGAAGGTGGAAAAGGTACTTGATTGTTTCAACAAAGCTATTGGTAGTGTGAAAAAATGGGAGCCAGATGTAAAGATGGTCAAAGAAGTATCTGGGATGCTTGAAGCGAGTGGCAACATTGAGGGTGCAGAAAAATTGTTAGTTACTCTTCGGCATGCTGGACACTTGAATACAGGAATATATAACTCACTTCTCCGAACTTATGCAAAAGCTGGTAAGATGCCAGTTGTAGTTGCAGAGAGGATGAAGAAGGATAATGTCGAACCGGACGAGGATACCAGGCAGCTCATACAGCTAACTAGCAGAATGTGCGTGACTGAAGTTCCGAGCTCTATCCTGTGA